In Cydia pomonella isolate Wapato2018A chromosome 1, ilCydPomo1, whole genome shotgun sequence, one genomic interval encodes:
- the LOC133517956 gene encoding proton-coupled amino acid transporter-like protein CG1139 isoform X2, translated as MASLSPVKDDKKKRGNDKGIFLVNMKEKNMQDVEEYEPYDNRVVDHPTTNTETLLHLMKGSLGTGILAMPRAFANSGYVVGAIGTVVIGVLCTYCIHVLIDSCYVLCKRRKQPSLTYTAAAEAALSEGPDWCKAFAPYAAHVVNAFLLVYQIGTCCVYVVFVAENIEFVLHNYLGLKVSVFQVMCGFLVPLILINYVRDLKYLAPFSALANVITIVSFGIILYYIFRETPTLEGKSPVGKLTNFPLFFGTVLFALEAIGVILPLENEMKTPKDFVGKFGVLNRAMISIILLYVGMGLFGYLQYGEGAKGSITLNLPGDKETLACTVQCLLAIAIFITHGLACYVAIDILWNEYIGVRLSNSKIRIVWEYLLRTVIVLLTFGIAAMVPELEAFISLFGALCLSALGLAFPAIIQTCTYWYYVSRSERLRMLVKNAIVVLFGVLGLIVGTWTSLERIVEKFGSPSSDLSPSPTNLTSTTLAPFNITTLPE; from the exons GAACACCGAAACGCTCCTCCATCTCATGAAAGGTAGCTTGGGCACTGGCATCCTGGCGATGCCGCGCGCGTTCGCCAACTCTGGCTACGTAGTGGGCGCCATCGGCACCGTGGTGATCGGTGTGCTGTGCACCTACTGCATCCACGTGCTCATCGACTCCTGCTACGTGCTGTGCAAGCGGCGCAAGCAGCCCTCACTCACCTACACCGCCGCCGCCGAGGCCGCGCTTTCTGAGGGGCCCGACTGGTGCAAAGCGTTCGCGCCATATGCTGC GCACGTGGTAAACGCGTTCTTGCTGGTGTACCAAATAGGGACGTGCTGCGTGTATGTCGTGTTCGTGGCGGAAAACATCGAGTTCGTGTTACACAACTACTTGGGCTTAAAAGTGTCGGTGTTCCAAGTCATGTGCGGCTTCCTCGTACCGCTCATCCTTATCAACTACGTGCGAGACCTAAAATACTTAGCGCCCTTCTCAGCCCTAGCCAACGTGATTACGATAGTGAGCTTCGGGATCATCTTGTACTACATCTTCAGAGAGACGCCGACGCTCGAGGGCAAGTCCCCCGTTGGGAAGCTTACCAATTTCCCGCTGTTCTTTGGTACCGTGCTATTTGCGCTGGAAGCAATTGGTGTG ATTTTACCACTGGAGAACGAGATGAAGACGCCGAAGGATTTTGTAGGGAAGTTCGGAGTACTGAACAGGGCAATGATCAGCATCATATTGCTGTACGTGGGCATGGGGCTGTTCGGCTACTTACAGTACGGCGAGGGCGCCAAGGGCAGCATCACACTCAACCTGCCCGGCGACAAGGAAAC GTTGGCGTGCACGGTGCAGTGTCTGCTGGCAATAGCGATCTTCATCACGCACGGGCTGGCCTGCTACGTGGCTATCGACATCCTGTGGAACGAGTACATTGGCGTGCGCCTCTCCAACAGCAAGATAAGGATCGTTTGGGAATATCTACTCAGAACTGTCATAGTCCTTCTTACAT TCGGCATCGCAGCGATGGTGCCGGAGCTGGAGGCGTTCATCTCGCTGTTCGGCGCGCTGTGCCTGTCGGCGCTGGGGCTGGCTTTCCCCGCCATCATCCAGACGTGCACCTACTGGTACTACGTGTCGCGGTCGGAGCGATTGCGCATGCTTGTCAAGAACGCCATCGTGGTGCTGTTCGGCGTGCTGGGGCTCATCGTGGGCACGTGGACGTCGCTGGAGCGCATCGTGGAGAAGTTCGGCTCGCCGTCCTCCGACCTCAGCCCGTCGCCCACCAACCTCACCAGCACCACGCTCGCGCCCTTCAACATCACCACTCTCCCAGAGTAG